Below is a genomic region from Microbacterium esteraromaticum.
GAACGGGCCATCTTCGCTCCGCCGCCGGGACGCAGCTCGATCGCGTGGATCACGGTACCGGTGGGGATGTTCTTCAGCGGCAGGTTGTTGCCGGGCTTGATGTCAGCGCCGGCACCCGACTCGACCACGTCGCCCTGCTTCAGTTTGTTCGGGGCGAGGATGTAGCGCTTCTCGCCGTCGAAGTAGTGCAGCAGCGCGATGCGCGCGGTGCGGTTGGGGTCGTACTCGATGTGAGCGACCTTGGCGTTGATGCCGTCCTTGTCATTGCGACGGAAGTCGATGACGCGGTACTGGCGCTTGTGGCCACCACCGATGTGACGGGTCGTGATGCGGCCCTGGTTGTTGCGACCACCGGTCTTCGAGAGCGGGCGCAGCAGCGACTTCTCAGGCGTCGATCGGGTGATCTCAGCGAAGTCTGCCACCGACGAACCGCGGCGGCCCGGGGTCGTGGGCTTGTACTTGCGAATAGCCATTATGTGTCCTTATCCCCCGGTCAGCCGACTGCCGTGAAGATGTCGATGGAACCCGACTTCAGAGCCACGATCGCGCGCTTGGTGTCCTTGCGCTTGCCCGTGCCGAAGCGGGTGCGGCGGGCCTTGCCGACGCGGTTGATCGTGTTGACCGAAGCCACCTTGACGCCGAAGATCTTCTCGATGGCGAGCTTGATCTCGGTCTTCGAGGCGCGCGGGTCGACGAGGAAGGTGTACTTGCCCTCATCGATCAGGCCGTAGCTCTTCTCGGACACGACCGGTCCGAGGATGATGTCGCGCGGGTCCTTGTTCAGGGCCGTGGCGAGAACGTTCTGCTCGGTCATGCCGAGACCTCCTCTGCGGTCGCACCCGTCTTCGAGGCGATGAAGCCCTCGAGTGCAGCCTTGGTGAAGACGATGTCGTCGGAGACGACGACGTCGTAGGCGTTCAGCTGGTCGAAGCTGATCAGGTGAACGTTCGCGAGGTTGCGGACGCTCTTGGTGGTCAGCTCGTCGGAGCGCTCGATGACGACCAGCACGTTCTTCGACGGAGCGACGGAGGCCAGGAGGCCGGCCGCAGCCTTGGTCGAGGGGGTGCTGTCGGCGACGAAGGCCTCGACTGCGTGCAGACGCTCGCCGCGCAGACGGTCGCTCAGCGCGCCACGGAGGGCGGCGGCGATCATCTTCTTGGGGGTGCGCTGCGAGTAGTCGCGCGGCTGCGGGCCGTGGACCGTGCCACCGCCGCGGTGCTGCGGCATGCGGATCGAGCCCTGACGGGCGTTGCCCGTGCCCTTCTGCTTGAAGGGCTTGCTGCCGGAGCCGGACACGTCGCCGCGAG
It encodes:
- the rplB gene encoding 50S ribosomal protein L2, producing the protein MAIRKYKPTTPGRRGSSVADFAEITRSTPEKSLLRPLSKTGGRNNQGRITTRHIGGGHKRQYRVIDFRRNDKDGINAKVAHIEYDPNRTARIALLHYFDGEKRYILAPNKLKQGDVVESGAGADIKPGNNLPLKNIPTGTVIHAIELRPGGGAKMARSAGASVRLVAKDGPYAQLRLPSGEIRNVDARCRATIGEVGNAEQSNINWGKAGRKRWKGVRPTVRGVAMNPVDHPHGGGEGKTSGGRHPVSPWGQAEGRTRHANKESDKYIVRRRNAGKKRK
- the rplW gene encoding 50S ribosomal protein L23 yields the protein MTEQNVLATALNKDPRDIILGPVVSEKSYGLIDEGKYTFLVDPRASKTEIKLAIEKIFGVKVASVNTINRVGKARRTRFGTGKRKDTKRAIVALKSGSIDIFTAVG
- the rplD gene encoding 50S ribosomal protein L4, giving the protein MADSTLAIDVLSVDGKKAGSVELPASIFDVETNVPLIHQVVVAQLAAARQGTHATKTRGDVSGSGSKPFKQKGTGNARQGSIRMPQHRGGGTVHGPQPRDYSQRTPKKMIAAALRGALSDRLRGERLHAVEAFVADSTPSTKAAAGLLASVAPSKNVLVVIERSDELTTKSVRNLANVHLISFDQLNAYDVVVSDDIVFTKAALEGFIASKTGATAEEVSA